The following are from one region of the Streptomyces decoyicus genome:
- a CDS encoding aldehyde dehydrogenase family protein has translation MSSAPAWPTVAAEPEDSTDSRRAAAVHRVRDFLVNDAGTVHDLLCEISTHRAARYEIESTVATLDGALDEVAAHRPGRVPRLAAFMPSNVILYSYALYLLVPALYTDRLVFRPSSRVKDQMHRLHTLLAEQHGLPITLSGASQREFLQDHVRPADVVVFTGAYANAEQIRAQLSPGQLFLFLGSGVNPFVVAPGADVEQAARDAIAIRVLNTGQDCLGPDLFTVHESLLDPFVDALVSELKGLRYGPYSDPDADFGPIFYESALEDGAQFLARNRGGIVHGGHVDFRARRLDPTVVVGEEVTPRTHVPEFFAPIFNIAGYRDQDALAATLTTGMFTERALGSSVYGHAPGLVEALRRRTTVTLDTTLLSIDDGNAPFGGYGRMANYIFDGEEVRAEPVLISKAVAAHGPGAGR, from the coding sequence ATGAGCTCCGCTCCCGCATGGCCGACCGTGGCCGCCGAGCCGGAGGACAGCACTGACAGCCGACGCGCGGCAGCCGTGCACCGGGTCCGGGACTTCCTGGTGAACGACGCCGGTACCGTGCACGATCTGCTGTGCGAGATCTCCACCCACCGCGCCGCGCGCTACGAGATCGAGTCGACCGTCGCCACCCTCGACGGGGCCCTGGACGAGGTGGCCGCCCACCGGCCCGGCCGGGTCCCCCGGCTGGCCGCCTTCATGCCGTCGAACGTCATCCTCTACTCCTACGCCCTCTACCTCCTGGTCCCCGCGCTCTACACCGACCGGCTGGTCTTCCGTCCCTCCAGCCGCGTCAAGGACCAGATGCACCGGCTGCACACCCTGCTCGCCGAGCAGCACGGTCTGCCCATCACCCTCTCCGGCGCCAGCCAGCGGGAATTCCTGCAGGATCACGTACGCCCCGCCGATGTCGTCGTCTTCACCGGCGCCTACGCCAACGCCGAACAGATCCGCGCCCAGCTCTCCCCCGGGCAGCTCTTCCTCTTCCTCGGCTCCGGCGTCAACCCGTTCGTCGTCGCCCCCGGCGCCGATGTCGAGCAGGCGGCCCGCGACGCCATCGCCATCCGGGTCCTCAACACCGGCCAGGACTGCCTGGGCCCCGACCTGTTCACCGTCCATGAGTCGCTGCTCGACCCCTTCGTCGACGCCCTGGTCAGCGAGCTGAAGGGGCTGCGCTACGGCCCGTATTCCGACCCGGACGCCGACTTCGGGCCGATCTTCTACGAGAGCGCGCTGGAGGACGGCGCGCAGTTCCTGGCCCGTAACCGCGGCGGCATCGTGCACGGCGGGCATGTCGACTTCCGCGCCCGGCGGCTCGACCCCACCGTCGTCGTCGGCGAGGAGGTCACACCGCGCACCCACGTACCGGAGTTCTTCGCCCCGATCTTCAACATCGCCGGCTACCGCGACCAGGACGCCCTGGCCGCGACCCTCACCACCGGCATGTTCACCGAACGCGCCCTGGGCTCCAGCGTCTACGGTCACGCCCCCGGCCTCGTCGAGGCACTGCGCCGGCGCACCACCGTCACCCTCGACACCACCTTGCTGTCCATCGACGACGGCAACGCCCCGTTCGGCGGCTACGGACGGATGGCCAACTACATCTTCGACGGCGAGGAAGTGCGGGCCGAGCCCGTGCTGATCTCCAAGGCCGTCGCCGCCCACGGTCCGGGAGCCGGCCGATGA